One part of the Solanum dulcamara chromosome 8, daSolDulc1.2, whole genome shotgun sequence genome encodes these proteins:
- the LOC129899640 gene encoding bidirectional sugar transporter SWEET12-like, protein MADFSGHWAFAFGVLGNIVSFFVFLSPLPTFYSIYKKKSTEGYQSIPYVVALFSALLWIYYAFLKSNTTLLITINTFGCFIETIYVGFYLFYAPKEVRVQTIKLLLLLVVGGFGAIVLVSQFLLEGADRVQVVGWICLVFSLCVFVTPLCIVRQVIKTKSVEYMSFLLSVFLTLSSVMWLFYGLLLKDFNIAIPNVLGFTFGILQMVLYVMYKKKVEDFVKEQNHPEIKNHVIFLQNDKNFPELSEEQIIEIVKLGSLISCTQKFDLALCLHENIAEDHKRLRKTLEI, encoded by the exons atggctGATTTTTCTGGCCACTGGGCTTTTGCATTTGGTGTCCTAG GAAACATTGTCTCCTTTTTCGTTTTCCTTTCTCCACT GCCAACGTTTTATAGTATTTATAAGAAGAAATCAACAGAAGGCTATCAATCAATTCCATATGTGGTTGCTCTATTCAGTGCACTGCTCTGGATTTACTATGCATTTCTCAAGTCCAATACAACCCTTCTCATCACTATAAACACTTTTGGATGCTTCATTGAAACTATATACGTTGGCTTCTACCTTTTCTATGCACCAAAGGAAGTCAGG GTCCAAACTATAAAGCTACTTCTTCTATTAGTGGTTGGTGGCTTTGGAGCTATTGTCCTAGTGAGTCAGTTTCTATTGGAAGGAGCAGATCGTGTACAAGTGGTTGGATGGATTTGCCTTGTGTTTTCCCTATGTGTTTTTGTTACACCATTATGCATAGTG AGACAAGTAATCAAAACAAAGAGTGTAGAATACATGTCATTTCTCCTCTCTGTTTTCCTCACTTTAAGTTCTGTTATGTGGCTCTTCTATGGTCTTCTTTTAAAAGACTTCAACATTGCt ATTCCAAATGTATTGGGATTCACATTTGGTATCCTCCAAATGGTGCTCTATGTGATGTACAAGAAGAAAGTGGAAGACTTTGTAAAGGAGCAGAATCATCCAGAGATAAAAAACCATGTGATATTCTTACAAAATGACAAGAATTTTCCAGAACTAAGTGAAGaacaaattattgaaattgtGAAACTTGGTTCACTAATTTCATGTACACAGAAGTTTGATTTGGCCTTATGCCTGCATGAAAACATAGCTGAAGATCATAAAAGGCTGCGGAAAACACTGGAAATATGA